CCGGGATCAGCAATCTCAAACTAAAAATGGCCTCCTACACCATGGCCAGGGCGACCCTGTCGGGTGTCATCGGCCCCGTCTTGACGGAGATCCACAGGTCTTCGGTGTTGTTGGCcgagttcttcttcttctttgtttctgacCTTGCCGTTGCCATGGCGTCTCTGccgcagcagcaacagcagctgttggcatggcgacagcagcagcagtggcaacACACCACCAAAGTGGTGAGGAGCACCAGCAAGGGAAGAGTCAGGAGGACCACCAGGCAGACCGTGTTGTAGACCCCctggttgtgtttgtctgtggcgAAGCTCCAAAGCTGGTTGAAAAAATCCTGGATGCTGACTGCTTTCCCGTCCATGGCGTTCAGAGACGGAGCTCCTTTAAACGAGTCTGTGTGGCAGTTGTAAAGATTTAATAAATCCTTCAGAGGCCTCTGAAGTGTGTAAGTTAGTAAATGTGCATTTTGGGGTGCGGGGAAATAATGGTGTTAATATAACATAAAAGTCCTCTTGTGTAATCTGGTCCCAGCTTTAAAGTGGTAAAACATGAAGTTTTACTCTTAATGTTcagcaaaacatcaaacatccaCCAATCCCACAGCTGTCAGGTCAGATGTTTCTACTTTCAGTGATCAGCTTGGACAGCTGCCATGAAACACAGCAACTATCTATGAGGCTCGAGCACGAGCTCAGGCTGTGATGTTTATGGCAAatggaaacactggaaacatgGAGGTCGACTTCATCTATGCCTCCTTCCTTTACAGTGCCCTGTGAGGCGGTCACAAAGCCAAAGCATTCCTTAAACACATCCGACAGACCGACAGCTCATTTGTTTACAGCAAAGTCGTCTTTGAAATCGCCCACTTGTGATGATTCTGATCTTGGAGGAAGAAGCCAAAATTCGCACTTCACCCAAGTTGGTTTAAGCTGCTTGGcattccagcagctgttttcttgctctttgtcttctcttgtCCTCTTGAACTTTCAGTTTAGTTTAATCCAGTTGTGGAGAGGTGGTTCAATCTGGGTGtgtctgtggaaaaaaaaaaaaagggagaaggtgaacacagagagaaattttgttttcagccgacagctcgtcctcctcctccccttcttccctcctctgcctccaatccatctttctgtctctgtcttttacGTCTCTACTCCTgctccccccaccccaccccaccccaccccatccTGTCAGTGTCAGCTTCAGATTTTCAGCTTTC
The Chaetodon auriga isolate fChaAug3 chromosome 12, fChaAug3.hap1, whole genome shotgun sequence genome window above contains:
- the kiaa0040 gene encoding uncharacterized protein KIAA0040 homolog, coding for MDGKAVSIQDFFNQLWSFATDKHNQGVYNTVCLVVLLTLPLLVLLTTLVVCCHCCCCRHANSCCCCCGRDAMATARSETKKKKNSANNTEDLWISVKTGPMTPDRVALAMV